A single region of the Bacteroidota bacterium genome encodes:
- a CDS encoding SRPBCC family protein: protein MQIIYIILMVIGIIVSIILVVTLFLPKKYSILREATINQPQEKIFTYIKYLKNQDSFSVWATMDPDMKKEYRGEDGTVGFVSAWDSENKKVGKGEQKIIRIDSGKGVVSALRFIKPFPGEAVAQFMTAPIDANTTKVSWQLDSGMKYPMNFMLLLMNMDKMLGGDLEKGLANLKGKMEN from the coding sequence ATGCAAATTATCTATATTATTTTAATGGTTATTGGAATTATAGTTTCCATCATTTTAGTTGTGACATTATTTCTTCCAAAAAAATATTCCATTTTAAGAGAAGCAACCATAAACCAACCGCAGGAAAAAATATTTACCTATATTAAATATTTAAAAAATCAGGATAGTTTCAGTGTATGGGCAACTATGGATCCGGATATGAAAAAAGAATATCGTGGTGAAGACGGTACTGTAGGATTTGTTTCTGCCTGGGATAGTGAAAATAAAAAAGTTGGAAAAGGTGAGCAGAAAATAATTCGTATAGATTCGGGTAAAGGTGTAGTGAGTGCTTTACGTTTTATAAAACCTTTTCCGGGTGAGGCAGTTGCTCAGTTTATGACTGCACCAATTGATGCTAATACCACAAAAGTTTCGTGGCAATTGGACAGCGGAATGAAGTATCCGATGAATTTCATGTTATTGTTAATGAACATGGATAAAATGCTGGGTGGCGATTTAGAAAAAGGTCTGGCTAATCTTAAAGGCAAAATGGAAAATTAA
- a CDS encoding group III truncated hemoglobin, producing the protein MQKTDIISINEIKNVIDTFYEKVRADDVIGFIFNDIAKVDWEHHMPVMYSFWESTVFGTGNYTRNAMTPHFVLQEKIKFTSAHFERWILLFTTTVDELYEGENAATMKMRAKSIAGIMEMKLKG; encoded by the coding sequence ATGCAAAAAACAGATATTATTTCAATTAATGAAATAAAAAACGTGATTGACACTTTTTATGAAAAAGTACGTGCTGATGATGTAATCGGATTTATTTTTAATGATATTGCTAAAGTTGATTGGGAACATCATATGCCGGTAATGTATTCGTTTTGGGAATCGACAGTATTTGGCACCGGAAATTATACACGAAATGCCATGACTCCACATTTTGTTTTACAGGAAAAAATAAAATTTACATCCGCCCATTTTGAACGCTGGATTTTATTATTTACTACAACGGTAGATGAGTTATACGAAGGTGAAAATGCAGCAACCATGAAAATGCGTGCTAAAAGTATTGCCGGTATTATGGAGATGAAACTGAAGGGTTAA
- a CDS encoding T9SS type A sorting domain-containing protein gives MQHKKFSLKQYSGLSGVLLLINSHSKAQAIYTSFDPDVMLSLDGDFTYIDIDLDGTNDFFLLKKSSYFTSSFYSIYRFNRIFKCGPNFNPDNEIAAQMVTHSAGGPTTYFPYALLGGDLINNTLSFQDGHYQLMGIGFYKVNETPWSWHYDNGSWQFKTDSAYLGVRFLGADDCKHYGWIRCSVGDSLETLTVHDFAYELKCNTPIAAGDTIGDTTTVNISEINNLDATIYTFNQNIYIHLNTSETANIQVFSITGTRVYNITLTEKNAVINLTQYPAGSYIVQLKTNDKQFSKIIAL, from the coding sequence ATGCAACACAAAAAATTTAGTTTAAAACAATACTCTGGTCTTTCCGGGGTATTGTTGCTTATAAATAGTCACTCTAAAGCCCAGGCTATTTACACTTCCTTTGACCCCGATGTGATGCTAAGTTTGGATGGTGACTTTACTTATATTGATATAGATTTGGATGGTACAAATGACTTCTTTTTATTAAAAAAGAGTAGTTATTTTACTAGCTCCTTCTACAGCATTTATCGTTTTAATAGAATTTTTAAATGTGGGCCTAATTTTAACCCTGACAACGAGATAGCTGCACAAATGGTGACACATAGTGCTGGTGGACCTACAACTTACTTTCCGTATGCCTTGCTCGGTGGCGATTTAATTAATAATACGTTAAGTTTTCAAGATGGTCACTACCAACTAATGGGAATTGGATTTTATAAAGTTAATGAAACACCATGGTCATGGCATTATGATAATGGCTCCTGGCAATTTAAAACTGACTCAGCCTATCTCGGTGTTCGGTTTCTTGGTGCTGATGATTGTAAACATTATGGTTGGATACGTTGTTCTGTAGGAGATTCTTTAGAAACCCTCACGGTGCACGATTTTGCTTATGAATTAAAATGTAATACACCCATTGCCGCGGGTGATACAATTGGTGATACTACAACAGTTAATATTAGTGAAATAAATAATTTAGATGCAACCATTTACACCTTTAACCAAAATATTTATATTCATTTAAATACGTCGGAAACTGCAAATATTCAGGTTTTTAGCATAACAGGAACACGAGTTTACAACATTACTTTAACTGAAAAAAATGCCGTAATTAATTTAACTCAATATCCCGCTGGAAGTTATATTGTTCAATTAAAAACAAACGACAAACAATTTTCAAAAATAATAGCATTGTAG